One Nicotiana sylvestris chromosome 12, ASM39365v2, whole genome shotgun sequence genomic window carries:
- the LOC104244953 gene encoding calcium-dependent protein kinase 8-like, translated as MANDEHLKKAFEFFDKNQSGYIEIEELREALADEIETNSEEVINAIMHHVDTDKDGRISYDEFSTMMKTGTDWRKASRQYSRERYNSLSLKLMKNGTLQMNNETR; from the exons ATGGCTAATGATGAGCACCTGAAAAAGGCGTTTGAATTTTTTGATAAGAACCAAAGTGGCTATATAGAGATTGAGGAGTTGAGGGAGGCCTTAGCTGACGAGATTGAAACCAACAGCGAAGAAGTTATCAATGCTATTATGCACCATGTGGACACAGACAAG GacggacggataagttacgatgAATTCTCTACAATGATGAAGACTGGCACAGATTGGAGGAAGGCGTCAAGACAGTATTCACGAGAACGATATAATAGTCTCAGCTTGAAATTAATGAAGAATGGTACCTTACAAATGAACAATGAGACTAGATAA